The Streptomyces europaeiscabiei genome window below encodes:
- a CDS encoding molybdopterin oxidoreductase family protein: MSTTIDSRTALRICPLCEATCGLTLTIEGTRVTKARGDRDDVFSKGFICPKGASLGAADGDPDRLRTPLVRRDGELREATWQEAFDAVAAGLRPVVEAHGPNAVGLVFGNPNVHTVAGGLYPPLLVGGLGTRSMFSASTVDQMPKHVSSGLLFGDANAIPVPDLDRTDHLLLLGANPLESNGSLCTAPDFPGKLKALKARGGTLTVVDPRLTRTAKLADRHVAIRPGTDALLLAAMAQVLFEEDLVDLGDLAPHVQGVEELAVAVREFTPEAVAGACDVDAGTIRALARELAAAPTAAVYGRIGSCTVPHGTLASWLVDVLNILTGNLDRPGGALFPQSATDRTPRPAGPGHGFALGRWRSRVSGHPEAKGELPLSSLAEEIDTATPEGSPIRALVTIAANPVLSAPDGDRLDKALGSLDFMVSVDPYLGETARHADVVLPPPPPSQAPHYDFALNTLAVRNQVRYNRAAVPLEDGRMSETEILARLVLAATGMHGADPSAVDDLVIGQTLGKAVKETHSPVHGRDPEELAARLTGTGGPERRLDMMLRLGPYGDGFGADPDGLTLAKLLAHPHGIDLGPLKPRLPQPLKTVSGRIELLPRPIVDDLPRLRSALRERPDGLVLIGRRHLRSNNSWLHNIPALTGGTNRCTLHIHPDDASRLGLADGDAVRIKGAGGEVTAPVEVTDVVRRGVVSLPHGWGHDRPGTRMSHAAIDPGVNVNQLLDGSLLDPLSGNAVLNGIPVELSSAGATL, from the coding sequence GTGTCCACCACCATCGACTCCCGCACCGCCCTGCGTATCTGCCCCCTCTGCGAGGCCACCTGCGGGCTCACCCTCACCATCGAGGGCACCCGGGTGACCAAGGCACGCGGTGACCGGGACGATGTGTTCAGCAAGGGATTCATCTGCCCGAAGGGCGCCTCCCTGGGCGCGGCCGACGGGGACCCGGACCGGCTGCGTACCCCGCTGGTCCGCAGGGACGGCGAACTGCGGGAGGCCACCTGGCAGGAGGCCTTCGACGCCGTCGCCGCCGGGCTCCGGCCCGTCGTCGAGGCCCATGGACCGAACGCGGTCGGCCTCGTCTTCGGCAACCCGAACGTGCACACCGTGGCCGGCGGCCTCTACCCGCCGCTTCTCGTCGGCGGCCTCGGCACCCGCAGCATGTTCAGCGCCTCCACGGTCGACCAGATGCCCAAGCACGTCTCCAGCGGACTGCTCTTCGGCGACGCCAACGCCATCCCCGTGCCCGACCTCGACCGCACCGACCACCTGCTGCTCCTCGGCGCCAACCCCCTGGAGTCCAACGGCAGTCTGTGCACCGCGCCCGACTTCCCCGGCAAGCTCAAGGCGCTCAAGGCGCGCGGCGGCACCCTCACCGTCGTCGACCCGCGCCTGACCCGCACCGCCAAGCTCGCCGACCGGCACGTGGCGATCCGGCCCGGAACGGACGCGCTGCTGCTCGCGGCGATGGCGCAGGTCCTCTTCGAGGAGGACCTCGTCGACCTCGGGGACCTCGCCCCGCATGTCCAGGGGGTCGAGGAGCTGGCCGTCGCCGTGCGGGAGTTCACGCCCGAGGCCGTCGCCGGGGCCTGTGACGTCGACGCCGGGACCATCCGCGCGCTCGCCCGCGAACTGGCCGCCGCGCCCACCGCCGCCGTATACGGTCGCATAGGCAGCTGCACCGTCCCGCACGGTACCCTCGCCAGCTGGCTGGTCGACGTGCTCAACATCCTCACCGGCAACCTCGACCGGCCCGGCGGCGCCCTCTTCCCGCAGTCGGCGACCGACAGGACGCCCCGGCCCGCCGGCCCCGGCCACGGCTTCGCGCTCGGCCGCTGGCGCAGCCGGGTGAGCGGCCACCCCGAGGCCAAGGGCGAGCTGCCGCTGTCCTCGCTCGCCGAGGAGATCGACACCGCCACGCCCGAGGGCAGCCCGATCCGCGCCCTCGTCACGATCGCCGCCAACCCCGTGCTCTCCGCACCCGACGGCGACCGCCTCGACAAGGCGCTCGGCTCCCTGGACTTCATGGTCAGCGTCGACCCCTACCTGGGCGAGACCGCCCGCCACGCCGACGTCGTCCTGCCGCCGCCCCCGCCCTCCCAGGCCCCGCACTACGACTTCGCGCTCAACACCCTGGCCGTACGCAACCAGGTCCGCTACAACCGTGCCGCCGTGCCCCTGGAGGACGGCCGCATGTCCGAGACGGAGATCCTCGCGCGGCTCGTCCTCGCCGCCACCGGCATGCACGGCGCCGACCCCTCCGCCGTCGACGACCTGGTCATCGGCCAGACCCTGGGCAAGGCCGTCAAGGAGACCCACTCGCCCGTGCACGGCCGCGACCCCGAGGAACTCGCCGCCCGGCTCACCGGCACGGGCGGCCCCGAGCGCCGGCTCGACATGATGCTGCGCCTCGGCCCGTACGGCGACGGCTTCGGCGCCGATCCGGACGGGCTGACCCTCGCGAAGCTGCTGGCCCACCCGCACGGCATCGACCTCGGGCCGCTGAAGCCGCGGCTGCCGCAGCCGCTGAAGACGGTGAGCGGCAGGATCGAACTGCTGCCGCGGCCGATCGTCGATGATCTGCCGAGGCTCCGCAGCGCCCTGCGGGAGCGCCCCGACGGCCTCGTCCTCATCGGCCGACGCCACCTGCGGTCCAACAACAGCTGGCTGCACAACATCCCCGCCCTCACCGGCGGCACCAACCGCTGCACCCTGCACATCCACCCCGACGACGCGAGCCGCCTCGGACTCGCCGACGGCGACGCCGTACGGATCAAGGGCGCCGGGGGAGAGGTCACCGCTCCCGTCGAGGTCACCGACGTCGTACGGCGCGGTGTCGTCAGCCTTCCGCACGGCTGGGGACACGACCGCCCGGGCACCCGGATGAGCCACGCCGCGATCGACCCCGGGGTGAAC
- a CDS encoding TetR/AcrR family transcriptional regulator: MKPVSQATSLRRAPVQRRSAERLTRILDACADLLDEVGYDALSTRAVALRAGVPIGSVYRFFGNKRAMADALAERNLDRFTDRVTRRLRAAGGGDWRTAMDAVLDEYLDMKRNAPGFALIDFGNQIPVGGHRQEPNHLVADRLSELLSAFIDRTPDEDLRRTFLIAVETADTLVHLAFRVSPEGDPRIIQEMRELLRAYLARVLD, encoded by the coding sequence ATGAAGCCCGTGTCCCAGGCGACCTCCCTGCGCCGCGCACCCGTGCAGCGGCGCAGTGCCGAACGACTGACCAGGATCCTCGACGCCTGCGCCGACCTCCTCGACGAGGTCGGCTACGACGCGCTGAGCACCCGTGCCGTGGCGTTGCGCGCGGGTGTGCCCATCGGCTCCGTCTACCGTTTCTTCGGCAACAAGCGCGCGATGGCCGACGCGCTCGCCGAACGCAACCTGGACCGTTTCACCGACCGCGTCACCCGTCGCCTCCGGGCGGCGGGCGGCGGGGACTGGCGCACCGCGATGGACGCCGTCCTCGACGAGTACCTCGACATGAAGCGCAACGCTCCCGGCTTCGCCCTCATCGACTTCGGCAACCAGATCCCCGTCGGCGGCCACCGCCAGGAACCCAACCACCTCGTTGCCGACCGGCTGTCCGAACTGCTCTCCGCGTTCATCGACCGCACCCCCGACGAGGACCTCCGTCGTACCTTCCTCATCGCCGTGGAGACCGCCGACACCCTTGTCCACCTGGCCTTCCGGGTCTCCCCGGAGGGCGACCCGCGGATCATCCAGGAGATGCGGGAGCTGTTGCGGGCCTACCTCGCGCGCGTGCTGGACTGA
- the hmgA gene encoding homogentisate 1,2-dioxygenase: MSGDARKTAEGLDHLSGFGNEHASEAVPGALPHGRNSPQRAPLGLYAEQLSGTAFTEPRSHNRRSWLYRIRPSAAHPAFTRTDNGALRTAPFTETVPDPNRLRWDPLPEPPAGTDFLGGLWTLGGNGDAAQRTGMAVHLYHADCAMERVFSDADGELLIVPERGGLLLRTEFGLLHVGPGEVALIPRGVRFRVDLLDGSARGYVCENFGAPFRLPDLGPIGANGLANARDFRAPVAAYEDVEGPVEVVNKFCGNLWTATYDHSPLDVVAWHGNYTPYVYDLRRFNVIGSISYDHPDPSIFTVLTSPSDTPGLAGVDFVVFAPRWLVGEDTFRPPYFHRNVMSEYMGLIEGAYDAKTAGKGGFVPGGGSLHNMMSAHGPDRETFDRASAAELKPQRVDDGLAFMFETRWPILMTAQAADAEHLQRGYDDVWSGLQRHFGPLR, from the coding sequence ATGAGCGGGGACGCGCGGAAGACGGCCGAGGGGTTGGACCACCTCTCCGGTTTCGGCAACGAACACGCCTCGGAGGCGGTCCCGGGCGCACTGCCGCACGGCCGCAACTCCCCGCAGCGCGCCCCGCTCGGCCTGTACGCGGAGCAGCTCAGCGGCACCGCGTTCACCGAACCGAGGTCCCACAACCGCCGCTCCTGGCTCTACCGGATCCGCCCCTCGGCCGCCCACCCCGCCTTCACGCGCACGGACAACGGCGCCCTTCGCACGGCCCCCTTCACCGAGACGGTCCCCGACCCCAACCGCCTCCGCTGGGACCCCCTGCCGGAGCCCCCGGCGGGCACCGACTTCCTCGGCGGCCTGTGGACGCTCGGTGGTAACGGCGACGCGGCCCAGCGCACGGGCATGGCCGTGCACCTGTACCACGCCGATTGCGCCATGGAGCGTGTCTTCAGCGACGCGGACGGCGAACTGCTGATCGTCCCGGAGCGCGGCGGCCTCCTCCTGCGCACGGAGTTCGGCCTGCTCCACGTAGGACCCGGCGAGGTGGCCCTGATCCCCCGGGGCGTCCGCTTCCGCGTCGACCTCCTGGACGGCTCCGCCCGTGGCTACGTGTGCGAGAACTTCGGCGCCCCGTTCCGCCTCCCCGACCTCGGCCCGATCGGCGCCAACGGGCTGGCGAACGCCCGTGACTTCCGGGCACCGGTGGCCGCGTACGAGGACGTCGAGGGCCCGGTGGAGGTGGTGAACAAGTTCTGCGGCAACCTCTGGACGGCCACGTACGACCACTCCCCGCTCGACGTGGTCGCCTGGCACGGCAACTACACGCCGTACGTCTACGACCTGCGCCGTTTCAACGTCATCGGGTCGATCTCGTACGACCACCCGGACCCGTCGATCTTCACGGTGCTGACGTCGCCGTCGGACACCCCGGGGCTGGCCGGAGTGGACTTCGTGGTGTTCGCGCCGCGCTGGCTGGTGGGCGAGGACACGTTCCGGCCGCCGTACTTCCACCGGAACGTGATGAGCGAGTACATGGGCCTGATCGAGGGCGCGTACGACGCGAAGACGGCCGGCAAAGGGGGCTTCGTGCCGGGCGGCGGCTCGCTGCACAACATGATGTCGGCGCACGGCCCGGACCGCGAGACCTTCGACCGGGCGAGCGCGGCGGAGCTGAAGCCCCAGCGGGTCGACGACGGGCTCGCCTTCATGTTCGAGACGCGCTGGCCGATCCTCATGACCGCGCAGGCGGCCGACGCGGAGCACCTGCAGCGGGGGTACGACGACGTGTGGTCCGGGCTCCAGCGTCACTTCGGCCCGTTGCGCTGA
- a CDS encoding GntR family transcriptional regulator, protein MTSFAPDSIVLNRKLPLWYQVSQSLRASILGRTPRDPLRLPTEEQLAGHYGVSVLTMRQALKELEDEGLITRHRRRGTFIEPSARRGSPVRLLGSVDAIVAQQSGMTTELLDQGSTPLSGELSEYFPDLTEVATYHRLRCDERTGEPTNHARNYVRPELAERIDHDDLLRWPMTKVLRDVVGVAIGRITDTVEARIADPETARLLQVPLLSPILHYTGVTHDDSGRVLDVAVIHYRGDRFSFTVTLDAH, encoded by the coding sequence GTGACCTCATTCGCTCCGGACTCGATCGTCCTGAACCGCAAACTGCCGCTCTGGTATCAGGTGTCGCAGTCCCTGCGTGCCTCGATACTCGGCCGAACGCCCCGGGATCCCCTGCGGCTGCCGACCGAGGAGCAGCTGGCCGGGCACTACGGGGTGAGCGTGCTCACCATGCGGCAGGCTCTGAAGGAGCTGGAGGACGAGGGGCTGATCACCCGGCACCGCCGGCGCGGCACGTTCATCGAGCCGAGCGCCCGGCGGGGCTCGCCCGTACGCCTGCTCGGCTCGGTGGACGCGATCGTGGCCCAGCAGTCGGGGATGACGACCGAGCTGCTGGACCAGGGCAGCACCCCCCTGTCGGGTGAACTCTCCGAGTACTTCCCCGACTTGACCGAGGTGGCCACGTACCACCGGCTGCGCTGCGACGAGAGGACGGGCGAGCCCACCAACCACGCCCGCAACTACGTCCGCCCCGAGCTGGCCGAACGCATCGACCACGACGACCTGCTCCGCTGGCCGATGACCAAGGTCCTGCGCGATGTCGTGGGCGTGGCCATCGGCCGGATCACCGACACCGTCGAGGCCCGTATCGCCGACCCGGAGACCGCCCGGCTTCTCCAGGTCCCCCTGCTCAGCCCGATCCTCCACTACACGGGCGTCACCCATGACGACTCCGGCCGCGTCCTCGACGTGGCGGTCATCCACTACCGCGGCGACCGCTTCTCGTTCACCGTGACCCTCGACGCCCACTGA
- a CDS encoding type ISP restriction/modification enzyme → MPDVTPDDAPLLADLMPWSVAPPRLGRGWPTAPDAASLKARWDALLKAEGPDRETLFAPTRSRTLASAVTQLPGQSSGTGRLARESGPCPEPVRVLAAPFDEQWLIPDHRLIDAARPELWRVADERQIFVVEQPAAPEASSGPVLLASPVLPLLPPHGPRVGRVRPLYRRPGGREPNLAPGLPEYVGERLGTGPVDPVDVLAWILVAARPGPNRVEVPLPTDPDAWSHGVDLGRRSRRLMCRDGDRPKLPGGRRPYVRAPLPSRPLELRYDRDEETLLVDEGRISPVPSEAWDFHVGGVRVLAEWFTRRTEQAEPGTLEAIRPTTWPQPWTSELLELITVLALLAELRSRQAELTVDRPITTADLRGAGVLPVPDTSQRPASVLDHHEEGPEGQFTLL, encoded by the coding sequence ATGCCCGACGTGACGCCCGACGACGCTCCGCTGCTCGCGGACCTCATGCCGTGGTCCGTCGCACCGCCACGGCTGGGCCGGGGGTGGCCCACGGCCCCCGACGCGGCCTCCCTGAAGGCCCGCTGGGACGCCCTGCTGAAGGCGGAGGGCCCGGACCGCGAGACCCTGTTCGCCCCCACCCGCTCCCGCACCCTGGCCTCGGCGGTGACCCAGCTGCCGGGCCAGTCCAGCGGCACCGGCCGCCTGGCCCGCGAGTCGGGCCCCTGCCCCGAGCCGGTGCGTGTCCTGGCCGCCCCGTTCGACGAGCAGTGGCTCATCCCCGACCACCGCCTGATCGACGCCGCCCGCCCCGAGCTGTGGCGCGTGGCGGACGAGCGGCAGATCTTCGTGGTCGAGCAGCCGGCGGCTCCGGAGGCGTCGTCGGGCCCCGTCCTCCTCGCCTCCCCCGTCCTGCCCCTGCTCCCGCCCCACGGCCCACGCGTCGGCCGCGTCCGCCCCCTGTACCGACGGCCGGGCGGACGGGAGCCGAACCTCGCACCGGGGCTGCCGGAGTATGTCGGGGAACGTCTCGGCACCGGCCCCGTCGATCCCGTCGACGTCCTCGCCTGGATCCTGGTGGCCGCGCGCCCCGGCCCGAACCGCGTCGAGGTCCCCCTGCCCACCGACCCAGACGCCTGGTCCCACGGCGTCGATCTGGGCCGCCGCTCCCGCCGGCTCATGTGCCGCGACGGCGACCGGCCCAAACTCCCGGGCGGCCGCCGCCCCTACGTCCGCGCCCCGCTCCCCTCCCGCCCCCTCGAACTCCGCTACGACCGCGACGAGGAGACCCTCCTCGTGGACGAGGGCCGTATCTCCCCCGTTCCGTCCGAAGCCTGGGACTTCCACGTCGGCGGCGTCCGCGTCCTGGCGGAGTGGTTCACCCGCAGAACGGAACAGGCGGAGCCGGGCACGCTGGAGGCGATCCGCCCGACGACCTGGCCGCAGCCGTGGACCTCGGAGCTGCTCGAACTGATCACCGTGCTCGCGCTGCTGGCGGAACTGAGGTCGAGGCAGGCCGAGTTGACGGTCGACCGGCCGATCACGACGGCCGACCTGCGCGGGGCGGGCGTACTCCCGGTCCCGGACACATCCCAACGCCCCGCCTCGGTCCTGGACCACCACGAGGAGGGCCCGGAGGGCCAGTTCACGTTGTTGTAG
- a CDS encoding TetR/AcrR family transcriptional regulator, which translates to MAGRAAEPQVIWARPERTGRGPRPAFSRVDIAAAAVRLADAGGLDAVSMRHVAAELGCGTMSLYNYVPRKEDLYELMVDAVGGEHELWEPSGDWRADMRRVAYQSRELMHRHAWLPRLMSPVYGFSPNALRYLEHCLTCLDPIEAPYGTKIQLLAMLNGCVTVYVSNELATAERTRSLPWSEEQENQVRIAYLGGQIASGAYPRMAAAFMEDAGPIDLEAAFEWMLGRVLDSFAP; encoded by the coding sequence ATGGCTGGCCGAGCGGCCGAACCCCAAGTGATCTGGGCGCGCCCCGAGCGCACCGGCCGAGGCCCGCGGCCCGCGTTCAGCCGCGTGGACATCGCGGCGGCGGCCGTGCGGCTCGCCGACGCGGGAGGTCTCGACGCGGTGTCCATGCGGCATGTCGCGGCCGAGCTGGGCTGCGGCACCATGTCGCTGTACAACTACGTGCCGCGCAAGGAGGACCTGTACGAACTGATGGTCGACGCCGTCGGCGGTGAGCACGAGCTGTGGGAGCCGAGCGGGGACTGGCGGGCGGACATGCGGCGGGTGGCGTACCAGTCGCGTGAGTTGATGCACCGGCACGCGTGGCTGCCGCGGCTGATGTCACCTGTGTACGGCTTCAGCCCCAACGCGTTGCGGTATCTGGAGCACTGTCTGACCTGCCTGGATCCGATCGAGGCGCCGTACGGGACGAAGATCCAGCTGCTGGCGATGCTGAACGGATGCGTGACGGTGTACGTCTCGAACGAGCTGGCGACGGCCGAGCGGACGCGGTCGTTGCCGTGGTCGGAGGAGCAGGAGAACCAGGTACGGATCGCGTATCTGGGGGGTCAGATCGCTTCCGGGGCGTATCCGCGGATGGCGGCGGCGTTCATGGAGGATGCGGGGCCGATCGATCTGGAGGCCGCGTTCGAGTGGATGTTGGGGAGGGTGCTGGATTCGTTCGCGCCGTAG
- a CDS encoding ATP-binding cassette domain-containing protein — protein MTTTYAVLSEGLEKSFGDVHAVRGLDLAVAEGTVVGMLGPNGAGKTTAVRLLATLLRPDAGSARIAGHDLVREPGAVRRAIGVTGQYASVDGDLTGRQNLRLFARLHRVRDTAARAGELLDRFGLAEAADRPASTYSGGMRRRLDLAASLIRHPAVLFLDEPTTGLDPVSRNQIWDAVRALKAEGTTVLLTTQYLEEADQLADRIVLMDRGRIAHSGSPPQLKALIGSYAEVVVAHAEAMTGAAGVLDQLTGAEPSFDHDRHAVGAVSLDPTLTLPRLVRELDAAGVPLLDASLRPPTLDDVFLRLTEGTVADRTDLKERAA, from the coding sequence ATGACTACTACGTACGCTGTACTTAGTGAGGGTCTGGAGAAGAGTTTCGGGGACGTCCACGCCGTGCGCGGCCTCGATCTGGCCGTGGCGGAGGGCACGGTGGTCGGGATGCTAGGCCCGAACGGGGCGGGCAAGACGACGGCCGTACGGCTGCTGGCCACGCTGCTGCGGCCGGACGCGGGCTCCGCGCGGATCGCGGGCCACGACCTCGTACGGGAGCCGGGCGCGGTCCGGCGGGCGATCGGGGTGACCGGGCAGTACGCGTCGGTGGACGGCGACCTCACCGGGCGGCAGAACCTGCGGCTGTTCGCACGGCTGCACCGCGTCCGTGACACGGCGGCCCGTGCGGGCGAACTCCTCGACCGTTTCGGCCTGGCCGAGGCCGCCGACCGGCCGGCGTCCACGTACTCGGGCGGTATGCGCCGCCGCCTCGACCTGGCGGCGAGCCTGATCCGGCACCCGGCGGTGCTCTTCCTCGACGAGCCCACCACCGGGCTGGACCCGGTCAGCCGCAATCAGATCTGGGACGCCGTGCGCGCCCTGAAGGCGGAGGGGACGACCGTGCTGCTGACCACGCAGTATCTGGAGGAGGCCGATCAACTCGCCGACCGGATCGTGCTGATGGACCGGGGACGGATCGCGCACAGCGGCTCGCCGCCCCAGCTCAAGGCGCTCATCGGCTCGTATGCGGAGGTTGTCGTCGCCCACGCGGAGGCGATGACCGGGGCGGCGGGCGTCCTCGACCAACTCACCGGCGCGGAACCCTCGTTCGACCACGACCGGCACGCCGTGGGCGCGGTCTCGCTCGACCCGACGCTCACACTCCCCCGACTCGTCCGTGAACTCGACGCGGCGGGCGTGCCGTTGCTCGACGCGAGCCTGCGCCCGCCGACCCTCGACGACGTGTTCCTCCGCCTCACCGAGGGCACCGTCGCCGACCGGACCGACCTCAAGGAGCGTGCGGCATGA
- a CDS encoding ABC transporter permease: MSALAYDGTAMLGRQLRRVRNNPGLLILTQTMPISMLLFFGYVFGSALAVPGEEYRRFLVPGLLVATAAGGIMTGMFQAAGDTHRGVMDRFRTLPMSRAAVPLGQALADVLVTAAGTVPFLLVGLAVGWRIEGGALAAAGAFGLLLLFRFAAVWIGIFLGLLTRNEEAAGQLGGATFLLPLLSNAYIPAEGLPGWLRTVAEWNPISAVATALRDLFGNAPVPEGAAWPVAHPVAGSLLWCAVLLAVFVPLAVRTYAAGHR, encoded by the coding sequence ATGAGCGCGTTGGCGTACGACGGCACGGCGATGCTGGGCCGGCAGCTGCGGCGGGTCCGCAACAACCCGGGGCTGCTGATCCTCACCCAGACGATGCCCATCTCGATGCTGCTGTTCTTCGGGTACGTCTTCGGCAGCGCCCTCGCGGTGCCGGGCGAGGAGTACCGGCGGTTCCTGGTGCCCGGTCTGCTGGTGGCGACCGCTGCCGGCGGGATCATGACCGGCATGTTCCAGGCCGCGGGGGACACACACCGGGGCGTGATGGACCGCTTCCGCACCCTGCCGATGAGCCGAGCGGCGGTCCCCCTGGGGCAGGCGCTGGCGGACGTGCTCGTCACGGCCGCCGGGACGGTGCCGTTCCTGCTGGTCGGGCTCGCGGTGGGCTGGCGGATCGAGGGGGGCGCGCTCGCGGCGGCCGGTGCGTTCGGGCTGTTGCTGCTGTTCCGGTTCGCGGCCGTGTGGATCGGCATCTTCCTGGGCCTCCTGACCCGCAACGAGGAGGCGGCCGGCCAGCTGGGCGGCGCGACCTTCCTGCTGCCGCTGCTGTCCAACGCGTACATCCCGGCCGAGGGGCTGCCCGGCTGGCTGCGCACGGTCGCCGAGTGGAACCCGATCAGCGCGGTCGCCACGGCCCTGCGCGACCTCTTCGGGAACGCGCCCGTGCCCGAGGGAGCCGCCTGGCCGGTCGCCCATCCCGTCGCAGGATCGCTGCTCTGGTGCGCCGTCCTGCTCGCGGTGTTCGTGCCGCTCGCGGTCCGCACGTACGCCGCCGGGCACAGGTGA
- a CDS encoding CaiB/BaiF CoA transferase family protein, whose product MIHGMRPLPRTGDPLPLDGITVVAVEQAVAAPFATRQLADLGARVIKVERVDGGDFARGYDAAARGLASHFVWCNRGKESLALDLKDSRALAVVRRLVADADVFVQNLAHGAAARLGLDAATLCAAHPRLIAVDISGYGASGPYADKRAYDMLVQCEAGLVSVTGTPEQPVKAGIPAADIAAGMYAFSGVLAALVRRGTTGRGGPVEVSMLESLAEWMGHPLHHTMHGGSAPARTGLGHAVIAPYDAYPTADGGRVLLSVQNDREWRRLAEQVLGRPELADDPAFATNPARVERRERTDELVAKALGVLDTDEALARLEAAGIACARLRDVTEVAEHPQLAARDRWREVDSPVGPLRSLLPPITLPGGDEARMGAVPALGEHTGSLLRAAGMTDEEIAALRRDGVVA is encoded by the coding sequence ATGATCCACGGCATGCGTCCACTCCCCCGCACCGGCGATCCCCTGCCCCTCGACGGCATCACCGTCGTCGCCGTCGAGCAGGCCGTCGCGGCGCCCTTCGCCACCCGGCAGCTCGCCGACCTCGGCGCACGGGTGATCAAGGTCGAGCGGGTGGACGGCGGTGACTTCGCCCGCGGGTACGACGCCGCCGCCCGGGGTCTGGCCTCGCACTTCGTGTGGTGCAACCGGGGCAAGGAGTCCCTGGCGCTGGATCTGAAGGACTCGCGCGCCCTGGCCGTCGTACGGCGCCTGGTGGCGGACGCGGACGTGTTCGTGCAGAACCTCGCGCACGGCGCGGCGGCCCGGCTCGGTCTGGACGCCGCCACGCTGTGCGCCGCGCACCCCCGACTGATCGCCGTGGACATCTCGGGCTACGGGGCGTCGGGGCCGTACGCGGACAAGCGGGCCTACGACATGCTCGTGCAGTGCGAGGCCGGTCTGGTGTCGGTGACGGGAACCCCGGAGCAGCCGGTGAAGGCGGGCATCCCGGCGGCGGACATCGCCGCCGGGATGTACGCGTTCTCGGGGGTGCTCGCGGCGCTCGTACGGCGGGGGACGACCGGGCGGGGCGGGCCGGTTGAGGTGTCGATGCTGGAGTCGCTGGCCGAGTGGATGGGGCATCCGCTGCACCACACGATGCACGGCGGAAGCGCGCCGGCGCGGACGGGGCTCGGGCACGCGGTGATCGCGCCGTACGACGCCTATCCGACGGCGGACGGCGGGCGGGTGCTGCTGTCGGTACAGAACGACCGGGAGTGGCGGCGGCTCGCCGAACAGGTGCTGGGGCGGCCGGAGTTGGCGGACGATCCGGCGTTCGCGACGAATCCCGCGCGGGTCGAGCGCCGAGAGCGTACGGACGAGCTGGTCGCAAAGGCGCTCGGGGTGCTGGACACCGACGAGGCGCTGGCGCGGCTGGAGGCGGCGGGGATCGCCTGCGCGCGGCTACGGGACGTCACGGAGGTGGCGGAGCATCCGCAGTTGGCGGCCCGGGACCGGTGGCGGGAAGTGGATTCACCGGTGGGGCCGCTCAGGTCGCTGCTGCCGCCCATCACGCTGCCGGGCGGGGACGAGGCGCGGATGGGTGCGGTGCCCGCGCTCGGGGAACACACCGGGTCGCTGCTCCGTGCCGCGGGGATGACGGACGAAGAGATCGCAGCGCTGCGCCGGGACGGTGTGGTCGCCTGA
- a CDS encoding anti-sigma factor encodes MSLFRREDLHSLAAPYALDALEPDERRRYEKHLAGCDRCPAEVRALSEDAVRLAWSTAAPAPAEMRERVFAAVRNTPQESRSRSARSAPPQHLPRHVWGAEPPPRSRARAPRMRSLFVPLATATAAASLVVASLFAVQADRTRDQLAAERAQASEIAHVLAAPDARASSDRDTEGHRIGVIASAEEGSAIVTLSGFGNLPKNRVHQLWLMRPDVQPRSLGLFDGDTPLVTSGMNTDATSLAVTVEPDGGSAQPTSQPVVQLALESVGFGE; translated from the coding sequence ATGAGCCTGTTCCGCCGCGAGGACCTCCACTCGCTCGCCGCTCCCTACGCGCTCGACGCCCTGGAGCCCGACGAACGGCGCCGTTACGAGAAGCACCTGGCGGGCTGCGACCGCTGTCCGGCCGAGGTGCGCGCCCTGTCCGAGGACGCGGTCCGCCTCGCCTGGTCGACGGCCGCCCCGGCACCCGCGGAGATGCGCGAGAGGGTCTTCGCCGCCGTGCGCAACACACCCCAGGAGAGCCGGTCCCGGAGCGCCCGGTCCGCGCCGCCGCAGCATCTGCCGCGGCATGTGTGGGGCGCCGAGCCGCCACCGAGGTCGCGCGCCCGTGCGCCCCGGATGCGCTCTTTGTTCGTCCCGCTGGCCACCGCGACGGCCGCCGCCTCACTCGTCGTGGCGTCCCTCTTCGCCGTCCAGGCCGACCGGACCCGCGACCAGCTGGCCGCCGAGCGCGCGCAGGCCAGTGAGATCGCCCACGTTCTCGCCGCGCCGGACGCCCGCGCCAGCAGTGACCGGGACACGGAGGGCCACAGAATCGGAGTGATCGCTTCCGCCGAGGAGGGGAGCGCGATCGTGACCCTCAGCGGATTCGGGAACCTCCCGAAGAACCGGGTGCACCAGCTCTGGCTCATGCGCCCCGACGTGCAACCACGCTCCCTGGGTCTCTTCGACGGCGACACGCCCTTGGTCACCAGTGGAATGAACACCGATGCGACGTCACTCGCGGTGACCGTCGAACCCGACGGTGGATCAGCGCAACCCACCAGCCAGCCAGTTGTCCAACTCGCCCTGGAATCGGTCGGATTCGGAGAGTAG